From Garra rufa chromosome 19, GarRuf1.0, whole genome shotgun sequence, the proteins below share one genomic window:
- the ube2r2 gene encoding ubiquitin-conjugating enzyme E2 R2, giving the protein MAHQQMPSSQKALMLELKSLQEEPVEGFRITLVEESDLYNWEVAIFGPPNTLYEGGYFKAHIKFPIDYPYSPPTFRFLTKMWHPNIYENGDVCISILHPPVDDPQSGELPSERWNPTQNVRTILLSVISLLNEPNTFSPANVDASVMFRKWRDSKGKDKEYAEIIRKQVMSTKADAERDGVKVPTTLAEYCIQTKVPSHDSSSDLLYDDLYDDDIEEEDDDDDEAEASGIGSEMAGDCFGDEDDSGNEES; this is encoded by the exons ATGGCACACCAGCAAATGCCGAGCTCTCAGAAGGCTCTGATGCTGGAGTTGAAATCCCTGCAGGAGGAGCCGGTGGAAGGTTTCCGTATCACTCTGGTGGAGGAATCGGACCTCTACAACTGGGAGGTGGCCATCTTTGGCCCTCCAAACACACTTTATGAAGGGGGTTACTTTAAG GCCCATATAAAATTTCCTATTGACTACCCTTACTCTCCTCCGACATTTCGATTCCTCACCAAGATGTGGCATCCAAACATCTATGAG AATGGCGACGTGTGTATTTCCATTCTTCATCCTCCTGTGGATGACCCTCAGAGCGGAGAGCTGCCCTCAGAGCGATGGAACCCTACACAGAATGTCAG AACAATCCTGCTGAGCGTGATCTCACTGCTGAATGAACCCAACACCTTTTCTCCTGCAAATGTGGATGCCTCGGTCATGTTTCGCAAGTGGAGGGACAGCAAAGGCAAGGACAAGGAATACGCAGAGATTATAAG GAAGCAAGTGATGTCCACTAAGGCAGATGCAGAGCGAGATGGAGTTAAAGTACCAACGACGCTAGCTGAGTACTGCATCCAGACCAAAGTGCCTTCCCACGACAGTAGCTCTGACCTGCTCTATGACGATCTATATGACGACGACATAGAGGAGGAGGATGACGATGACGACGAGGCAGAGGCCAGTGGGATTGGCAGTGAAATGGCCGGGGACTGTTTTGGCGATGAAGACGACTCTGGCAACGAGGAATCTTGA